TGGAAAGGCATTCCGTTTTTCAGCTCCTGCTGCGAGGGCTGCCCCCAGCGGTCAAAACAGATGAAATGCCCGATGGTGCGGGGTTTAAGATCGCCCTTATCAGGGTAGTTCCAGGTGAGGGGATTGAGATTCTGGCCGGAGAGATGGAAATCAACGATCGATCCCCCGGCTGTATCCACACTGACAAGAGCGGCTTTGCCTTCCAGAACTACCTGCCTGCGTCCTTCCAGGCTGCCCTGCGCCCAGGCAAGAGATGAAATGAAGAAAATCATTGCTCCGATGAAAATCGAACTCACCGTTTTTTTCACTCGTTTATTCATTGTTTCTCCCCTGTTTCTATACATGGTACTGTCAAAAGTATTATGCTATTTAATATTTAAGGATTTGATATTATTGATGTTAACAAAATTATAAAGTTCTCCCCCTTAACTAACCACTAAGACAATTTTTTCCGAAACCCTTCTCCCGTCTTTCAACGCAGAAAGAACGGAATACAGAATTTTCAGAATATGCGTCTTCCCCGTTCCATTCTCCCCGATGATGAGATTAACACCGGGGGAAAAATCCATCAACAATTCATCGAATGCAGTGAAATTCTTCAATTCCAGCCGATTGATCATCGGTTCCCTCCCGTGCAAGTTATCATTCCAAGATATTAATATTACAATTTAAACTCCCCATGCTTCTTGATATGCGCCACGAGACCGCCATCTCCGAGAATGATGCGCATGGCGTCAGGAAGAGGCGGAAAGGGCAGGGTGAAGCCCCGGGTGACATCCTCCACCGTACCTCTGGCAAGGTCAATCACCATTTCGTCGCCGGTCTGAATTTCACTTGTGTCGCACTGGACAACCGGAAGACCGATGTTGATTGCGTTCCGGAAGAATATACGGGCGAAAGATTTTGCAATCACCGCCGATACTCCTGCGAGTTTGATGATTATCGGCGCATGCTCCCGTGAGGAACCCAGGCCGAAGTTGTTCCCGCCGACCACGAAATCGCCGGGCTGAACCCTGGAGGCAAATGCGGGATCGGCATCCTCGAGCACATGTTTGGCCAGTTCTTCCAGGTTGGAGCGAAGGTGGAAATACCTTCCGGGCGCGATCAGATCGGTGGATATATTATCCCCGAATTTCCATGCTTTTCCTCTCATTGTCATGCCATCATCTCTCTTGGATCGGCTATTTCACCGGCAATGGCGCTCGCCGCGCAGGTGGCCGGGCTGGCCAGATAGATGAAACTCTCCGGGTTACCCATGCGGCCTTTGAAATTACGGTTCATGGTAGAAAGACATTTCTCGCCGTCGCCGAGTATTCCCTGATGCACTCCGACACAGGGGCCGCAGCCCGGGGTGTTGATCGATGCGCCGGCGTCGTTGAATATGGTGAGAAGCCCCTCCTCGATAGCCTGGCCGTAAATGGCCCGTGAAGCCGGGATGACCAGGAGACGGGTGTGCGGGTGGCGTTTTTTCCCTTTGAGAATGGATGCGGCCACCCGCAGGTCCTCGATGCGGCCGTTGGTGCAGGTGCCGATGAACACCTGATCCATCTTCTCGCCTTTTGCCTGGTCGATAGTTTTCACATTGTCCACCGTATGCGGGAAAGAGACCATGGGAACCAGGCGGGAAAGATCGATATCGATCACCCGCGTGTACACCGCATCGGGGTCGGGTTTGACAGGACGGTAATCTTTCCCCCGCCCCTGGGATTCAAGGAACAGCCAGGTCTGCTTATCGGAAGCGAACAGCCCGGTCTTGGCCCCTGCCTCGACCGCCATGTTGGCAAGCACCATGCGCTCATAGTGGGGCATGGTTTCCGCCGCCGGGCCACCGAATTCGAGCGCCATGTAATTCGCGCCGTCCGCGGTGATCTGCCCGATGAGAAAGAGCATCAGGTCTTTCGCATACACCCCCTTGGAAAACTGCCCGGTCAGGTTCACCCGGATGGTTTCAGGGATACGCATCCAGGTCTTGCCGAACGCGATCCCGACCGCTACATCGGTCGAACCCATGCCGGTGGAGAACGCCGCCATCGCCCCCCCGGTGCAGGTATGGGAATCCGCGCCGATGAGCACATCGCCGGGTTTGAGCCAGCCCTCGCTGATCACCTGGTGGCAGATACCGTCGCCGACATCGGAAAGGCAGGCCCCGGTCTTGTACGCGAAATTC
This genomic stretch from Candidatus Latescibacter sp. harbors:
- a CDS encoding AAA family ATPase; this encodes MINRLELKNFTAFDELLMDFSPGVNLIIGENGTGKTHILKILYSVLSALKDGRRVSEKIVLVVS
- a CDS encoding 3-isopropylmalate dehydratase small subunit, whose translation is MTMRGKAWKFGDNISTDLIAPGRYFHLRSNLEELAKHVLEDADPAFASRVQPGDFVVGGNNFGLGSSREHAPIIIKLAGVSAVIAKSFARIFFRNAINIGLPVVQCDTSEIQTGDEMVIDLARGTVEDVTRGFTLPFPPLPDAMRIILGDGGLVAHIKKHGEFKL
- a CDS encoding 3-isopropylmalate dehydratase large subunit: MGLTLSEKILSEHAGKEVHAGELAIIDVDVCLTQDGTGPLAVRQLETLGMVRAAKPDKTVVFIDHAAPSSRKELSNDHMLLRNFAYKTGACLSDVGDGICHQVISEGWLKPGDVLIGADSHTCTGGAMAAFSTGMGSTDVAVGIAFGKTWMRIPETIRVNLTGQFSKGVYAKDLMLFLIGQITADGANYMALEFGGPAAETMPHYERMVLANMAVEAGAKTGLFASDKQTWLFLESQGRGKDYRPVKPDPDAVYTRVIDIDLSRLVPMVSFPHTVDNVKTIDQAKGEKMDQVFIGTCTNGRIEDLRVAASILKGKKRHPHTRLLVIPASRAIYGQAIEEGLLTIFNDAGASINTPGCGPCVGVHQGILGDGEKCLSTMNRNFKGRMGNPESFIYLASPATCAASAIAGEIADPREMMA